The nucleotide sequence agctaTAGAGAAGTTAGGGAGAAAGGAAGGTTTTAAGGGTAAAGTTGAGTTagattttggacatgttgagtttaaaatgtctaggTGCCCCCACCTTCAATGAAGTCTTCCCCACCCTAACAAAAAGTGATCTCTCATTCCTCAAAATCCTGATAGTACTTTGGCCAGACTTCTTTGCTTGTGtcaaattattatttgtttcatGCTTTTATTCACACCAATTTCCCTATTTGATTTTGTAGCCTATATAAACTCTGGAGATCTTTATCCCAGTTCCAACTTAGGTTAAGTCAGATCCTCCAGAGCGAGAATATACTGCCCTTTAAGGGTTCTAGAGGTACTCCAGAAAGGTCTCAGTGATTCTTCTCTAATCTTATCAGCCCAAGCATCCATtcaggcaaggactgtcttttgcctctttatgtatctccagtgcttagcacagttcctggcatgtagtaggtactcaacaaatgtttgttgatcaatTGATAGATCACTCACCAGTTGCTAGCATGCCAATATCATTTGAACAATTAACATCAATTgccttttataaaataatagttcCTAAGAAGATATGGCAAAAGTAGaagttataaaacatttttttttcaaaacacctGAGTATATTTTCTCTCTagacaatattgtgtattagttctaaggtagaaaagtggtaagggctaggcaatgggggttaagtgacttgtccaggatctcatAGCAAGAaactatctgaggccaaatttgaacataggacttcccatctctaggcctggctctcaatctactgagccacccagctgcctccagtatATCCTCCTATACCATTCTGATCTCTGGGGAGAGTGGGCTTAAACTGTAAGCAGTTACTATAATgggtcacccccccccccagtttcctTCCAAATTTGGCATAGTTATTGGATGAATTGCTGTGTCTTCCTCTTGACTTCTCCATCCATCACTTCTTTGCTTGGTTGAATGGGACACTTAGGATTTAGCTCCTTTTTTGGCTAAGTTGTCCATAATATCTGGCCTGGCATGGATTCCATCCAGTGGCTGGATCTTTGGCAGTGTGCTCTTCCAACTTAATGAAGGTCAAAGCCCAAACTACTATCCCTTTGCTTCAGAGTAGGAAAGAGTGAAGGCAAAGGGGCAAAGAATAGGGGCCCATATTCACAGGGCACCTGGTGGTCCACCTGTGTGCCCTACTGGGGAGGATGTGAATTTTCTTCCTCCACCCAGCAGTTTATAGCATGTCCTCCTTTCCCTGAAGTCAAGAGGAGAGAGGGCCTTTGTAATGTAATTGGTGCTTTTTGAATGTGTGAACATTTCTGGATCAGCAGCCAATCAAAAGAATCCACTTTTTCATGCAGTAAGCAAAGAGGACACAATGTCTGGACATCTCCCAAAGATCATGTGGCTCCAGCACATGGCATTAGTGTGACATTAGTAGGAattgaatgtttgttgaattgccTTTAAATTGTAGGGGCTTACGGgatggctgggtggctcagtggatcaagaactAGGCACAAGAgataggtcttgggttcaaatttggcctcagacacttcctagccatgtgatcctgggcaagtcacttaacccccattgcctacccttactgttcttctgccttagaactaataaacagtattgattctaagatggaaggtaagagttttagaaaaaaaaaatttaggaactTAGCTTGGAGTTTGGAGTTTCAGTGGGGTTAGACTAAGTTTTGTTtgcttctctttctaattttccttcctcttctgcttctttattttttctatttttcttttttctttcaatcacAAGGTGGAGGTGGTGAGTGGTGGTGAGGATGGGGACAAAAGGgatgaaaggaggaagagatggggATGATGGTGAAAGGGTTTAGCTTGCAAGGAAATCTGGTGGAAAACCCTTCTCTGAGGGTCCTTGCACAGAAAAGAGGGAGCAGCAACCTGGGTTCTTGGACTCTCTAAGCTCCTGCCTTCTCAGATCTGGGATGGGCCACGTTGTAATACCCTGGTTGACTTCATCACATGCAGTTTCTTCTCACAAGAATATGAattctttcacttcctttttttttccttctcaggaGCTCTGAAAGTTGGAAGAAAGACCGGAATTCCCTGAACCATTTATTGTTGACTTCAGATTCTATAAATGATTTTGAGCCGCTGATCTCTCCAGTCACAAAGGATTTTCTAAAGATCATTTACAGAGGGATTGAGAAGAGCGGGGAAGGAAAGTTCACTGTGAACCTCACTCAGGAACTGTTTGGATTTGCTTTTGAGAGTGAGTATGGTCTGACTGAAGAGGCTGAGGGGGGCATCTTAGCAATCCATGAATTGATAACTTAATGCTCATTAGACACTTATGTGCAAGACACTGGGCTAagggctgaggatacaaaaaaaaaaaaaaggcaaaatgcagtacctggcctcaaggagcttacaatctaatgggggagacaacacaaatGGCAAATGGACAAACGTtctggacaatttggaattatagaaGAAGCCACTAATTTTTATGACCAAGAGATCCAACTGATGGAAAGATGGAAATGATaatttgttaagtacttacttcatgctaaatgctttataaatattatctcatttgatcctcacaagaaacCTGGAAGGTAGAAGttataattttctccattttatagtgaagaaaatggaggcaaacaggattaagtgacttgcccaagttacgcagctagtatgtgtttgaggcaggatttgagatcaagtcctcctgactccagacctctACTGTGTCATTTAGCTGCCCATATTATATCCAGCATgatccaactaaaagaaaaaaaatggaaaaaaagaaaaaaatagaaatgtctcATATAAACCCAAACATTCATAGTGCTCTTTCtatagaacaaaaataaaaaatggaaacagcATAGATTCCCATTAATTCATATTATGATAtatgaacaaaatgaaatattattatgacAAAAATGGAGTTTAGAGAAATATTGGCAGCCTTGTATGAAAGAAATGTGTTGATTTTATTAGATTCTATGCTCTAGGATTGCCCACATAATAGAAAGTAATTTATAAAccaaattcttcatcttttttatatcataaactcctttggcagtctggtgaagtgcAAGGACCCCATCTcagaattatcatttttgttatattgactcgcctacccatgagcaattaatatttttccagctgcttagatctgactttatttttgtgaaaagtgttgCACAGGTGTGATCATGTGttttctgggtttgtcttggcaggtagactcctgggtttttatattgtctacagttattttaaatgggatttctctatcACTTGCCTTTgggctttattggtagtatagagaaatactgatgatttatgtggatttttttatatcctgcaactttgctaaagttgttaattatttcaattagtttttgtttgattctctaggattttctaagtatgccatcatatcatctgccaagAACAATGGCTTGaattcctcattgcctattttaatttcttcttctcctcttattgctatagcttacatttctagtacaatattagatagcagtggtgataatgagcatccttgcttcacaccTGATcattttgggaaggcttctagcttatcttaATGACAGATAATACTCGTTAGTGGTTTTAGAtaagatgctatttatcattttgaggaaatgtttcatttattccaatattctctagaatttttttctttagaatttttaatAGGCACGGGTATGGCATTTTGTCAAAATTGTCCAGGAACCcagaggtaggaagtgtccaaggccagatttgaaatcaggacttcctatctccaggtctagctctcaatccactgaaccacctcgctgCTCCTTTCgtatctattgacataatcatatgGTTTCAGTTGGTTTTGCTACCGATACAATTTCCTAAAATTTACTTTGTAAAGGAGAAGTTCCTTATGAGCTGTTTTCTCTGTCCTCATCCCTTATACTGCATTCTGAGAAATCGATTTAACAAAGAAAAGCATGCCTAACACTTTCATTACCTTGAAGAGGAAGATGGAATTTCAGTGGGAGGTAAAGACGAGGCTAATGATCTGAAATTCTCAGCAAGCCCACAGGCCAGGTATACCAATGGAAATGATCTCTGGTCCCACAGCTATCTGCAACATTATCTTTGGGGAGCGGCAGGGAGTCCTCGATGAATTGGTGGATACTGAGGCCAAGAAGTTCATTGATGCTGTGTCTACAATGTTCAATACTAGCGTCCCAATGCTGAATATCCCTCCAGAACTATTCCGCATGGTCAAGGCCAAGGCCTGGAGGGACCACGTGGCCTCGTGGGATACAATTTTTAATCGAGGTGAGTAAacatgattgattgattgagtttcCTTCTGGGGTGACCCTGGTCCTGAGGCTGAGGAAAGCAGAGGTCAGATCGAAAAGGCAGGTGGTGAGAGCAACAGTCAAGTTGAGGATGGAGAAGGGGCTAACGTGGACTCCAGAAACTATAGCAGTTTTTTAACTCCAAGAGGAGTTGGGTAGAGTCAGGGGAGAATGAAATTATTATGCCTCAACTTTCAGGAGTCAGGTACCGCCAATTAATTAAATCCAACTTCATTAGCCCTTGAAAGACAATAGAAAGGCCAACATGGCACCATTGTCACTGGCAAGATGACAATAACAAATTTGTAGAGCACTCTATACTTACTGCAGCCGCCCCAAAGACACTGATGTCAATAGAGTCTCTAAAATGATATGGAGGCCAAGCAATTTATCCAAGATCATAAAATGAGTTAACAGCATAAGCATGACTAGAATCCAGTTGCTTGATGACCATCAATGAGTTTTTCTACTCCAGATTTTCCAAAGATCTCTATTCCCCCTAatcttcctcattctcttccatttcccttcccCAGTCCCAATGTCTTCCTTTCAGAGAAACTCCATAATGtgccctctctttctttctgtctctcagcTGAAAGTTATGTACAGAGTTTCTtccaagaaaagaagagaaaagaacttGAGAATTATCCAGGTCTTCTGCCTTGTCTTTTACGCAAGAATATCATGGATTTTGAGTCTATCAAAGGCAATGTTACAGAACTGATGGCAGGAGGGGTGGACACGGTGAggataaagagggaagaaaataagtatttattatctactctgtgccagatactgtgctaagttaTGGATAAAAGCCCAAGGGAGGGAGGGCTATTTTCAATATGAAAATCATGGAGTGTTGACCTCAGCAACTGGTGGCACAGTTGAAAAGTGCCCTGGGCTGAGAGCCAAAacatgtgggttcaaatcttgtctttgacATTTATTGGATATGCAAAAAGTTGAACAagttacctctctgagccttggttttgaTGTTTGTACAAAGGTATTAGTGATACTAATTTTCCTTCTCCACTATTGTATTAACTGAGATAATGTAACTGTAACCTGGAAAGTGGTTTACAAAATATCAGAGATTTTTGTAAAATGTTACCCATATAGGAGGCACTTGTGTGGCCACGGGGTCCCCAGATAATTTCTCCTATGAGTTTTTGGAGCTCTCACATTAGACATTCAAATCTTGGGACTTAGGTTTGGTTTTCTGAGACTTCCTTCTAGAAAAGGAATCTACTTAAATGTTCCTTACATTATCAGCCTTTTCTTTTTGACAGGAGGGGACAGTATTGGGTGATGTCACTGAGTTGAGTGGTAGAGATGCCTTTGAAAAGGGTAGTAAGGAGGTGAGCCTCTAGAAACAAATCTGATCAAACTCACAGTTTTATGGAAGAATAGTTGTCCCTTCCCAAGAGAATACCTTTTCAACCAAATATCAAAGTAAAATTTCCAAAGGAATACAGATTGAAGGAAAatgctctcctctcttccccagggctttaaataaaaatccttatatcatactttggaggcattgaatattaatttcaaaacttACACTTTGTAAGATGCTGAGAGTGGGCATCTGTACTGGTGGAATATGGATTAAGGCCTCAGTACTCTCATTATTGTCTGAGAATAAAAGGTTCCTATCTCTGTGAAGTGCTCTACTTATATGACCACAGCAGAAGGAAATGACTTCCTCAGATCCAAGGAATCAGACAGGTCTGGAATTCAAGATGATGAGGCCGAGGGAATATGTCTTGGGCATCCTTCTTCCTTGTTTTGGTACTCCTCTAAGTCTGCCACATGGAAATATCCAGAATCTTATAAAGTAGTAACTTCATCAGAGAATATCTCAAGTATCATATTCGGATTTTTTAGGTGGTGGCTTAAAGGAACTCCTTCAACCTCAGGTCACAAATGTAATCTACTCTTCTTACATTCAGAGTCAACCTTGGGACCAAATCCCCAAAGTGCCTCTGATATAATCGTTTAGCTATCTCAGAAAAGGAAGTCTTCCAAAGGCCTCTTGACAAATAGTAGAGCTTAAGACTTctcagagagaaagaaggcacATCAACTCAATTCTTTTCCATGGAAGTTGGAATAGGCTCTGGGTAGAGTCATGACCAGGACTTTTAACCAGGCAGAAACTTTGGGGGGCAAGATAGGGTTTGTGTCCAAAGGCCATGTTCAGTGGCTATTCACTGGCATATGTCAGGGCTAAATGTAATAAATACTGGCTAATATGAAGATCTGGTGGATGCATTGTCTAAATGAAAGATGAGGGCAGATGAACGGGTTGATTGCAAAAATGAGAACTTTACAAAGGATTGCCAGCTTTGCAGCAGAAAAGTTTAAAGAGACGTGATATAGAAGTCTTGATTTAAAGGCAAGATAAATTAGGTGGACATGTGCTattcatttgaggatttttaagtgtagtgtaaatatttactgaaaaggACCAAAGAATTCCTTTAAAGATTCTCTTGGAACATgagattttcttttaataatttttagcaGCATAAAACAAGATTTGCTATAGGTTTTGGAAGTTGTTTGAAGAAAGAGATATGCAAATATTTGAACAAATTACTAGAGCCTTCATTTTCTTGATTGTACAAAGGTAAATAGTGATACCAAGTCTTCAATCCCTTAtagattattaatatattatatattattatattaatataaatgagGATACCTATTAGATGGCTCTATTAaactttaataatatttaataataatccATCTGCTGTGAGAATGGTGTGAGGTCAGAGTTAGGGCTCAAGGTTTTATTAAATAAGAGCATCAGGAGAGCCCCAAAATCTTTAATTGGCTTGTGTTGTAGGTACATGTTATTTTACTTAGTCTGATAGTGACATGAAATTGTTATCCCTTAAGAGTGTATATGTGGGGGCAACTAGGAGGTCTAGCggatagagccagacctagagatgagaggtctggggttcaaatctgacttgagatatttcctagctatgtgaccatgggcaagtcacttaaccccaactgtctagcccttacctctcttctgccttggaaccagtacttagtattgattctaaggaaggaaggtaaggtttttttttcaaagtatatgTTGGGGATAAGAATATGAAAAATTGGTcttggattatatatatatatgcatatatatatatatataaaatttatgtgAACTTAGAAGActgggtttatatatatatatatatatatacatatatatatatatatatatataattatgtgaaTTTAGAAGACTGGGTTTTCCGGAGCAACTAAAGAGATGATTTCATCCAGCCCTCAATTGCCTCCTTCAGACTTCAATGACCTTACAGTGGTGTATGTATGAAATGGCTCGGAACCTAAAGATACAAGACATGCTTCGGGCTGAAGTCCAGGCTGCCCGACGAGATACCCAGGGAGATGTAAAGAAGATGTACAAAGCTGTTCCGCTTCTCAGAGCTGCCATCAAAGAAACCCTGAGGCAAGCCTATTTCCATCCTGGGAAATTCCTGctccatttcccttttccccaccctcCACACAGGTACAGGGAGAAAGAGGTGGAAGGAAGATGGAGGGAATAGATGCCANNNNNNNNNNNNNNNNNNNNNNNNNNNNNNNNNNNNNNNNNNNNNNNNNNNNNNNNNNNNNNNNNNNNNNNNNNNNNNNNNNNNNNNNNNNNNNNNNNNNNNNNNNNNNNNNNNNNNNNNNNNNNNNNNNNNNNNNNNNNNNNNNNNNNNNNNNNNNNNNNNNNNNNNNNNNNNNNNNNNNNNNNNNNNNNNNNNNNNNNNNNNNNNNNNNNNNNNNNNNNNNNNNNNNNNNNNNNNNNNNNNNNNNNNNNNNNNNNNNNNNNNNNNNNNNNNNNNNNNNNNNNNNNNNNNNNNNNNNNNNNNNNNNNNNNNNNNNNNNNNNNNNNNNNNNNNNNNNNNNNNNNNNNNNNNNNNNNNNNNNNNNNNNNNNNNNNNNNNNNNNNNNNNNNNNNNNNNNNNNNNNNNNNNNNNNNNNNNNNNNNNNNNNNNNNNNNNNNNNNNNNNNNNNNNNNNNNNNNNNNNNNNNNNNNNNNNNNNNNNNNNNNNNNNNNNNNNNNNNNNNNNNNNNNNNNNNNNNNNNNNNNNNNNNNNNNNNNNNNNNNNNNNNNNNNNNNNNNNNNNNNNNNNNNNNNNNNNNNNNNNNNNNNNNNNNNNNNNNNNNNNNNNNNNNNNNNNNNNNNNNNNNNNNNNNNNNNNNNNNNNNNNNNNNNNNNNNNNNNNNNNNNNNNNNNNNNNNNNNNNNNNNNNNNNNNNNNNNNNNNNNNNNNNNNNNNNNNNNNNNNNNNNNNNNNNNNNNNNNNNNNNNNNNNNNNNNNNNNNNNNNNNNNNNNNNNNNNNNNNNNNNNNNNNNNNNNNNNNNNNNNNNNNNNNNNNNNNNNNNNNNNNNNNNNNNNNNNNNNNNNNNNNNNNNNNNNNNNNNNNNNNNNNNNNNNNNNNNNNNNNNNNNNNNNNNNNNNNNNNNNNNNNNNNNNNNNNNNNNNNNNNNNNNNNNNNNNNNNNNNNNNNNNNNNNNNNNNNNNNNNNNNNNNNNNNNNNNNNNNNNNNNNNNNNNNNNNNNNNNNNNNNNNNNNNNNNNNNNNNNNNNNNNNNNNNNNNNNNNNNNNNNNNNNNNNNNNNNNNNNNNNNNNNNNNNNNNNNNNNNNNNNNNNNNNNNNNNNNNNNNNNNNNNNNNNNNNNNNNNNNNNNNNNNNNNNNNNNNNNNNNNNNNNNNNNNNNNNNNNNNNNNNNNNNNNNNNNNNNNNNNNNNNNNNNNNNNNNNNNNNNNNNNNNNNNNNNNNNNNNNNNNNNNNNNNNNNNNNNNNNNNNNNNNNNNNNNNNNNNNNNNNNNNNNNNNNNNNNNNNNNNNNNNNNNNNNNNNNNNNNNNNNNNNNNNNNNNNNNNNNNNNNNNNNNNNNNNNNNNNNNNNNNNNNNNNNNNNNNNNNNNNNNNNNNNNNNNNNNNNNNNNNNNNNNNNNNNNNNNNNNNNNNNNNNNNNNNNNNNNNNNNNNNNNNNNNNNNNNNNNNNNNNNNNNNNNNNNNNNNNNNNNNNNNNNNNNNNNNNNNNNNNNNNNNNNNNNNNNNNNNNNNNNNNNNNNNNNNNNNNNNNNNNNNNNNNNNNNNNNNNNNNNNNNNNNNNNNNNNNNNNNNNNNNNNNNNNNNNNNNNNNNNNNNNNNNNNNNNNNNNNNNNNNNNNNNNNNNNNNNNNNNNNNNNNNNNNNNNNNNNNNNNNNNNNNNNNNNNNNNNNNNNNNNNNNNNNNNNNNNNNNNNNNNNNNNNNNNNNNNNNNNNNNNNNNNNNNNNNNNNNNNNNNNNNNNNNNNNNNNNNNNNNNNNNNNNNNNNNNNNNNNNNNNNNNNNNNNNNNNNNNNNNNNNNNNNNNNNNNNNNNNNNNNNNNNNNNNNNNNNNNNNNNNNNNNNNNNNNNNNNNNNNNNNNNNNNNNNNNNNNNNNNNNNNNNNNNNNNNNNNNNNNNNNNNNNNNNNNNNNNNNNNNNNNNNNNNNNNNNNNNNNNNNNNNNNNNNNNNNNNNNNNNNNNNNNNNNNNNNNNNNNNNNNNNNNNNNNNNNNNNNNNNNNNNNNNNNNNNNNNNNNNNNNNNNNNNNNNNNNNNNNNNNNNNNNNNNNNNNNNNNNNNNNNNNNNNNNNNNNNNNNNNNNNNNNNNNNNNNNNNNNNNNNNNNNNNNNNNNNNNNNNNNNNNNNNNNNNNNNNNNNNNNNNNNNNNNNNNNNNNNNNNNNNNNNNNNNNNNNNNNNNNNNNNNNNNNNNNNNNNNNNNNNNNNNNNNNNNNNNNNNNNNNNNNNNNNNNNNNNNNNNNNNNNNNNNNNNNNNNNNNNNNNNNNNNNNNNNNNNNNNNNNNNNNNNNNNNNNNNNNNNNNNNNNNNNNNNNNNNN is from Gracilinanus agilis isolate LMUSP501 chromosome 2, AgileGrace, whole genome shotgun sequence and encodes:
- the LOC123234348 gene encoding cholesterol side-chain cleavage enzyme, mitochondrial is translated as MMLARGVSHQSALTKSLHCLFGSPREDVWKSNIRRVQLQARGGDLHGFPVRARRPRPFSEVPTSGSNGWMNLIRFWMEKEMHNIHFRNVRNFQQLGPIYREKLGNLDSVFIINPEDAARLFKAEGSYPERYNIPPWTAYHFYMKKPLGILLKSSESWKKDRNSLNHLLLTSDSINDFEPLISPVTKDFLKIIYRGIEKSGEGKFTVNLTQELFGFAFETICNIIFGERQGVLDELVDTEAKKFIDAVSTMFNTSVPMLNIPPELFRMVKAKAWRDHVASWDTIFNRAESYVQSFFQEKKRKELENYPGLLPCLLRKNIMDFESIKGNVTELMAGGVDTTSMTLQWCMYEMARNLKIQDMLRAEVQAARRDTQGDVKKMYKAVPLLRAAIKETLRVTTLSPCSLYMPSCLVTLKF